A stretch of the Polyangiaceae bacterium genome encodes the following:
- a CDS encoding (2Fe-2S)-binding protein, whose protein sequence is MRLPLLPERQVELSVDGTPVSVREGATLLDACRKLGIDVPTLCHAPNLTPVNVCRICVVELEGARTLVPACSRKAEAGMVVKTDSERVRLSRKLVMELLGSSVDLSTAPEAQRYAERYGADPARFGSERRTLEQPVKVDNELFVRDYAKCLLCYKCVEACGADAQNTFAIAVADRGFGARIATELDVPLPDSACVFCGNCIGVCPTGALMFKSEHDMRASGTWDESAQTKTDTVCPYCGVGCVITLHAQAGQIVKATSPHDSEVTDGHLCIKGRFGWSFVRG, encoded by the coding sequence GTGCGCCTGCCCCTCTTGCCGGAGCGCCAGGTCGAGCTCAGCGTGGACGGCACCCCGGTCAGCGTGCGCGAGGGAGCCACCCTGCTCGATGCGTGTCGCAAGCTCGGCATCGACGTGCCGACGCTGTGCCACGCGCCGAACCTGACCCCGGTCAACGTCTGCCGCATCTGCGTGGTCGAGCTGGAAGGGGCGCGCACGCTGGTGCCGGCCTGCTCGCGCAAGGCGGAGGCCGGCATGGTCGTCAAGACGGACAGCGAGCGCGTGCGCCTGTCGCGCAAGCTGGTGATGGAGCTGCTCGGCTCGAGCGTGGACCTCTCCACGGCGCCGGAGGCGCAGCGCTACGCTGAACGCTACGGCGCCGATCCGGCCCGCTTCGGCAGCGAGCGGAGGACCCTCGAGCAGCCGGTCAAGGTGGACAACGAGCTCTTCGTGCGCGACTACGCCAAGTGCTTGCTCTGCTACAAGTGCGTGGAGGCGTGCGGCGCGGACGCGCAGAACACCTTCGCCATCGCGGTGGCCGACCGAGGCTTCGGCGCGCGCATCGCCACCGAGCTGGACGTGCCGCTACCGGACTCCGCCTGCGTGTTCTGCGGCAACTGCATCGGCGTGTGCCCCACCGGCGCGCTGATGTTCAAGTCCGAGCACGACATGCGCGCCTCCGGCACCTGGGACGAGAGTGCGCAGACCAAGACCGACACCGTGTGCCCGTATTGCGGCGTGGGCTGCGTGATCACGCTGCACGCGCAAGCTGGCCAGATCGTCAAGGCGACCTCGCCCCACGACTCCGAGGTGACCGACGGCCACCTGTGCATCAAGGGTCGCTTCGGCTGGAGCTTCGTCAGGGGCTAA
- a CDS encoding MerR family transcriptional regulator has protein sequence MEVALPLPEARGVLDEDVPEAGQYTIDELAAESEVPSRTIRFYQSKGVLPAPEKHGRVAYYRAEHVERLKLIAKLQDRGLRIDAIRALLTRVDRGEVDVGEWLGLEAQLTASWANDQPRTMTEKELGELAGKPRAGLLADLLRLRVVQRQGDVYLVRSPGLLSIALRLEQNGVDLEAALAGEAILRKHLGRVAKELAALFFKQAERGHVEPPPDGDWPRLLEELRPTGIEAVRIVFGQEMERVLRDAIENGKLAKLPARRRRRGR, from the coding sequence ATGGAAGTAGCGCTACCCCTCCCCGAGGCAAGAGGAGTATTGGACGAAGACGTGCCCGAGGCCGGTCAGTACACCATCGACGAGCTCGCCGCAGAGTCCGAGGTCCCGAGCCGGACCATCCGCTTCTACCAGTCGAAGGGGGTGCTGCCGGCGCCGGAGAAGCATGGTCGTGTCGCGTACTACCGCGCCGAGCACGTCGAACGCCTGAAGCTCATCGCCAAGCTGCAGGACCGCGGCCTGCGCATCGACGCCATCCGCGCGCTGCTCACGCGGGTCGACCGCGGCGAGGTGGACGTCGGCGAGTGGCTGGGACTCGAAGCCCAGCTCACCGCCTCCTGGGCCAATGATCAGCCCCGCACCATGACCGAGAAGGAGCTCGGGGAGCTCGCCGGCAAGCCCCGAGCGGGTCTCCTCGCCGATCTCCTGCGCCTGCGCGTAGTGCAGCGGCAGGGAGACGTGTACCTGGTGCGGAGCCCGGGACTGCTCTCCATCGCGCTCCGTCTGGAGCAGAACGGGGTGGACCTCGAGGCCGCGCTCGCGGGCGAGGCCATCCTGCGCAAGCACCTGGGTCGTGTCGCCAAGGAGCTCGCGGCGCTGTTCTTCAAGCAGGCGGAGCGGGGCCACGTCGAGCCGCCGCCCGACGGCGACTGGCCTCGCCTGCTCGAGGAGCTGCGTCCGACCGGCATCGAGGCCGTACGCATCGTGTTCGGTCAGGAGATGGAGCGCGTCCTGCGCGACGCCATCGAGAACGGCAAGCTGGCCAAGCTGCCGGCGCGTCGCAGACGCCGCGGGCGTTAG